TGGGTTTATAAAACCAGAAATTTAGGTCTCATTACTCCATTTAATGGCCTGAATCCAGAGGAGTAACTTATGGGTCTGAGTGCCACCAGGTGGGACTTCCTCCAGTAGGTATCTGGGGTCGGAAGCTGGTGGGGGTCAGTCTGTGTTGATTGAGGTGGGCAGGAAGGGTTTTTGTGAGAGGCCAAAATATGTTTATACCAGTTGTTCTTGTTGTTATGATTAAAGTACACACAAACAATAAAACTTAAGTGCAGAACTCCCATCAAACAACCCACACTTGTCACCACAAAAGTGAACACAGCTTCCAGTCTACATTAAAAGTTTAGCAATTGAATGAACATCTTTACGTCTTAGAATTTGTAAGATATTTAAGGTGTGTATGTTTATTTAAGTGATTCTCAACTTTCACCAATTCAATTAACTCTTTCATCCTATTAGCATTGGATGAGAGGTTTTCCACCATCCTATAATTCTCTTGTTCAGATCTGAGTGAAAATATCCAAAACCAGGTcataaaaagaacttttttcCCCACTAAATTTGGTCAGGGAATATGCAGATTTCCCCCTGCTGTTGAATTGTCTCCTCCTGGCATTTTATTTAGACCTGGGCtccccagttggcactagtggtaaagaacttggctgccattgcaggagacatgagagactcaggttcaatccctgggtcaggcagatgccctggagaagtgcatggcaacccactccagtactcttgcctggagaatcccatggtcagaggagcctggcaggctacagtctataaggtggcaaagagtcagacacgattgcaGTGACTTAGTGCACAAAATATTAAGACCCACTTGCCTTTTCTGAGCACACACTGATAATTGGGGCCAGACAGGTTCCCCACccatcccccacccacccaactTCAGCCCAGAGTGTGTGGGGAGGCTGCCTGGACGTCCACATCTGCCACTGTTGATCCATGCACTGGATAATCACATGCCCATCACCAAGATCTAACTGGGTTAGAAATGGAAGGACAGTGAAGCCAGTGGGGAGGTTCTAGAATATTTCACTTGGGTACCTTGAGGTCAGTTACAGGTCTGGACATCACTTCTCTGAAGAAAGTCAAAGAGCAGGCACAACCAGATAGAGAAGGGACCCCGGAGTCAAACACCTGATTTTCTGGAGCAGCAAGTCAGAAGGCCTTGAAGCTTAGCTTTTGGAAGTTTTTGCTGGGGACTGGCCCCTCCCACATGATGACACCGTAGGGTGGGGTAATAGCAACCCAGCTCTGCCCCCAGCTACTTCAGACCCCCACACCAGTGCCAAGGTAAGAGATGGGTCAGACCACGGGCAGGTGGAGATCAGCCCTTGGGCTTGTCCCATCACAGTCCAGGACTCAGATTCAGGGGCAGAGACAGTTGTGTAAGGGAACAGTCTCACCGCCCAAGGGAATCTGGCTGCAGTTAACGGTGGCAGAAGCCTGCCTccttctgagcctgtttcctcactcACTAGTTGACAGTGGACCCctggtcccttccagctctgccCACCCACCAGGCTGGGATCCACCGGCTGTGGTGCGCTGCGCGCCAGCCACCAGCAGAGAATGACCACCAGCCAACGGGTCGTCCCTCATCACTATCCGGGGAGTGGGGGTGATGGGACATCCTTAAGTTGGAGTGAGAACTCATGACTTGGCAAAAGGCAGGGCCACCCTTCTGTTTGAGACAGaagcaggagatggggaaggggtgGTGGTTTGTCTGCTGGGACCCCAAAAATCTCTGCGGGAAAGGGCTGCTCCAGCGGCTTGCGCAGGGGAGCAAGGGTCTCTGCGGGCAGCTCCAAGCCGACTCTAGGCCTGGCCGTCAGTGGGAGAGGCCGGGCGGGGAGGGGTCGCTGTTGCTCTGTCTTACAAGCATATCTTGGGATGGGCGGTGGCTTTGGCCCTGATGGGGTAGGGGCGGAGTGGGGAGGTTCCCGGACTGGGGATGGTCCAGCCGTATCATACCCTCCCAGAGGGGGCCCCGCCCCGAGCAGGGGAGGCAGGATCAGTCCTCCTTCCGTGCCCGGAACTCGGGCATGCTCCAGGCCCGCGGCGGCGGCGTGTCCCGCTCCACGTCCTCGGAGATGGTGTGGATGTCGCTGGCGAAGGGGGCGATGCGCGCGCGGCTCCTGAAGGTGGCCAGGCTGCCTCGGGGGGCCCGCAGGCTCCACTGGCGCGTCAGCCGCtgcgcctcctcctcctcctgcatcCTCTCCAGGACCTCCTGCAGCACCGAGCGGAAGAGCCGGGAGACCTCCTGCACCTCCGGCTCCTGCTCCGCCACCAGCTGTCGGAACCTGGGGGCAGCGGGCGGGGAGACAAGGCAGGGCTGCGGTGGGTGAGGTGCCGCGCGACCCCAGGGGCGTCCCCGCGCGCCCCCCGGTGGGCAACTCCCAGCTTCTCCACTTGCCCACTTCTTCTGAATCAGAAATCCACCCACCTCCTAACGCTTCGGCCAATCCTAAGGTCCACCTTTGCCACTCCTGGCCTCCATGAgactcagcttccccatctgtaaactggAGTCACAGCTACTTTTTTTGATGAGATTAATGCGCTAACATAGGGAAAGATACTGGTAGCTGCTTCGGGTTACCGATATAGTGAGGGGATCCCACTGGGGATTTTTTCTGCCCTCACTGGCCAGCGTGATCTCTCTGAAATGTACATCCGATGGTGTCACCGCCCTGTGATCGTCCTTCCATAGCTCCCTGCCACCTCCTGGCTGAAGGCGTGAGCTGTTTGGTCTTGCTCACCAGTCTCCTGGCTACTTCCTGTCTGACTGTAGCCAGGAGTGCGGTTCCCCATGGACCCAGGTTCTCCGGGATCCCTGCGTGTGTTCCCAAgctgtttcctctgtctccaAGGTCTCTGGCTTGCCAGAAAGAACCACCGCTAGCAAGTTCATGTAATACCTGATTTCCTGGTGTGACCCTGAACAGCACACAAAATCTACATTtgctaatagttttttttttttttccagaccgTGGTTTCTATTGCAAATAAACGTGggtttttttctgaaaaacaaaaccccaaaagctCGGGTGCCTCTGGGAgctgcttcctgcctccctcaGCCTCTAGCCCTGACCTGGCGACCCATGGCCTCTTCTGCTTCCTGCCTTGCTCCTTCTAACCGATCCCTGGTTCATCCAGGTCCCGGCCTCCAGTCCCGGGAGATTATTAGTCACTGGGGCTCCAGGCCAAGGGCTCCAGCCCCTACCGCTGCCCCCGCGCCCCCGGAGCCTGGGAGGGCCCCTGCCTGGTGCCTGGAGGGGAGTTACCTGAGGATGTCTGAATACCTGAGGATGGCAGGGAGTTACCTTAGGATGGTGGGGAGTTACCTGAGTTACTTGAGGATGGTGGGGAGTTACCTGAGTTACCTGAGGCTGTCTGGAGTTACCTGAGGATGGCGGGCCCACAGTAGGCCGGGTGGATCTTGGCGCAGACGTCCTCCAGCTGCAGCCTCTCGCCGGGGCTGAGGTCGTAGGTGGGCCGCGGCGCGCTGGCCAGCCAGCTGTAGTCCACGCGGGTGCAGACCTTCCTCACCGCGTGGCTGCGCTCCCGCTGCTGCCGCTCAGCCTCGCGCATCTGCCCCGCCAGCTCCACCATGAGCGTCTCCAGCACCATCTCCGCCGGACTCCGCGGGGACGGCCGTGGCGGCCCCTCGTTCGCCCGGAGCCACGGGAGCAGGGACATGGCCCCCCAGGCCCTGCCGGGCAGGCAGGAGTGCGTCTTCCTCAGCCCCTCTTGTCAGCCAAGGTGGGGAAAACGGGGTGATGGGGAGTGGGGTTGGGAGCTGAGGCCCGAGTGAGAAGACCTCCCCCTTCACAGCTGGGCGGCCTCCGGTATGgcgcttaacctctctgagcaatCGTTTCTAAGACTGTAAGACAAAGTCGTGGTGTTGTGAGAAGCAGTTGTGAATAAACTTGGGAAGCTGCAAGCACCGCATAAAAGTAAGATAATCTCATGGTCATAAAAGTCTCTAAAGCCTCCAGATGATTGAACCTCCAGATCCTTGGTAACTCCAAACAAAGATGGAAACATACTGTTAAAAATAAGGCCACAGGCCCCAAATGGAGTCCTGATGCTAAGCCCCACATCACCAAACCAAGACTCAATTAGTTTCACCTCTCACAGGAATCACCTGATCAGCACTAGTTAAGTAATCTGCCTGGTAGCCCTCTGCCAGCCCTTAAAGGATAAAAACTTTGCAGCaatcagtttgcttttttttttctttctgtaacatCTTTGTTCCCACTCCGTTTCTGActataaaagtctttcatttGGTATAATTCCTCAAAGCTCCTTAATATTTGCTAGATTTGAATAGAtttttttgctcaaataaactcttaaaaatttttaatatgcctcagtttacCTTTTAACAATACTGTATGGCTGAGCATAATCTTATCCCTATGGTTTAAGGGGAAATAAACACACATTCAGAACAGATGTTTTCATAACAGGAAATGCCCCCAATCTGTTGCTGAAAAAAGCTGAAGATTGTATGGGACTGATATTGTCCTGTAAATGATACAACTTACCtaccattcactcatttattcattcattcatcaggcAGAAGCATAATCAAGCACAGTGTACACATCTGCAGAGGAACACAAGCATAATAGCGTGTCTGGACCCTGCCCTCCAGCAGATATAAGACTTGATGAGTAAAAGTCATAATTTAAGTGGAAAGAGGTAAATGTGGCTGGTGAAGCATGAAGTCAGTATTGCTGGGGTCGGGACGGGGAAGGAGTGGTTCTGGATGATGAAAGGGGTTTTGGAAAGCTTTGTGGATGAGACAATGCTGAAGGGTGAGTAGAGCCTTCAGACACACGGACTGATGGAGCAGATATCCCAGGTAGAGAATCCTGCCACTGTACAAGGTGAGATGTGTGACAGGGATCCTAACTCATCATCATATTCCCACAGGGTCTTGCTCAGTACAGGTTTGAttaatgactgaatgactagatggatggataagtgaATGATGGATGAACACATGCTTGAGTGAATGGACTGCCATCTCAGGCATGCCCTGCTGCCTGCTGGAAGTGGGTTCATGCCTCTGACAACAGTGAAGGTGAGCACCATTCCTGGGCTACAACCTGAAGTGGGTCTTTGAGGAGGCTCATCTCTCCTTCCTATGCCCTTCTCCCCTCCAAGGAGCTCCACGTTGCATGCAGCAATGGTCTTATTCCTGCCTAgaccctctcagttcagttcagtcgctcagtcatgtccgactctttgcgaccccatgaatcacagcacgccaggcctccctgtccatcacaaactcccaaagtttactcaaacccatgcccatcgagtcggtgatgctatccagccatctcaacctctgtcatccccttctcctcctgcccccaatccctcccagcatcagggtcttttccatgagtcaactcttcacttgaggtggccaaagtattggagtttcagcttcagcatcagtccttccaatgaacacccaggactgatctccttcaggatggactggttggatctccttgcagtccaagggactctcaagagtcttcttcaacaccacagttcaaaagcatatattttttggcactcagctttcctcacagtccaactctcacatccatacatgaccagtggaaaaaccatagccttgactagatggacctttgttggcaaagtaatgtctctgctttttaatatgctatctaagttggtcataactttccttccaaagagtaagcatcttttaatttcatggctgcagtcaccatctgcagtgattttggagcccaaaaaaataaagtctgacactgtttccactgtctccccatctatttcctatgaggtgatgggaccagaagccatgatcttagttttctgaatgttgagctttaagccaactttttcactctcctctttcactttcatcaagaggttttttaattcatcttcactttctaccataaggttggtgtcatctgcatatctgaggttattgatatttctcccggcaatcttgattccagcttgtgcttcttccagcccagcatttctcatgatgtactctgcatataagttaaataagcagggtgacaatatacagccttgatgtactccttttcctatttgcaaccagtctgttgttccatgtccagttctaactgttgcttcctgacctgcatacaggtttctcaagaggcaggtcagatggtctggtattcccatctctttcagaatttttcacagtttattgttatccacacagtcgaaggctttggtgtagtcaataaagcagaaatagatgtttttctggaactcttttgctttttcgatgatccagcagatattggcaatttgatctctggttcctctgccttttctaaaaccagcttgaacatctggaagttcatggttcacatattgctgaagcctagacCCTCTAGATGCAGACAAAAGAGATTCAATGAACTCACAACAACATAGTGATGAGGCACGAGTCACCTTctaaagacacattttttttagGCAGCCTTCCTGCCACCCTGCACCAGCGAGGGTTAGCCCATAGAAATGAATTGTTGATGTTGGGGAATCAAACACAAATGGGAAAATTATTGTGGAGTATCAGTAGCCTTCTGGAGCAGCACAAATCAAGCTTCCTACTTGCCCATGGAGTCTTGAAAATGACAACTTCTCTTAGCAACCATCGTAATTAGGAACTAGAATAGTGTTCATCCTCCACTTAGTCTGAGTGTATCACCATCATGGAGGCCTCAGATTACATGTCCTGATGCCTTtctgggaggcagagagggaagaggagatcATCAGACTGTGCTACTGGGATTGGGGCAGTTAGCACTTTTTCTTCTCAGCCTTCACTGCTTTATATGTCTACAATCATGTAGTTGGGCAATAGTGTGGGGAAGGGGTTGAGAGATGGGGGTGGGCTCTGCTGTCCTGAGAGCCCTGAGGCCCCAGGAACCTCTGCCTAAGGCCAAGGGATCTGATCAGTCAGGCAGAGAGATGTTGTAACTGAATgtgttattttttcctggagtgcttgtgtttttaaaagaacacaagtcaggacttccctgatggtccagtgattaagaggCTGCgccttcactgcagggggcatagctttgatccctggttgggaggatcctgagatatactaAATATGGACTCTGAACCAGGCAAaccaaaatgattggccaaaggaaacttggaagaaatgccccataaaagtaattcaaactaccacaagGGTGCGCCTCAGTGACTCTGTCTCTCTAAGTCTGTCCACGTGTCTACACATATGTACTATACtcttcctcctaataaacacttgttTCACTATTTTCCATCTTTGAGGGagttcttttctgcaaagctgaagaaccagggccttgtcactgaccactagTTTAGTGGTTAGAATTTGGTGCTTTCATCGCTGTGGCCTGACTTCAATCTCTGGCCAGGAGCCGAAGCCTtgcttcaagctgctgcaggccAAGGCCACCTGAGATCAATTAGATACCGTAACACTGTGCATGGGGTCTCTGAGCTGTATAAGGACCTGTCTGCCCCCATCCACCCAAAATGTCACTGGCTTCAAAATAGAAGTAGAGATCTACAAAATTGAAATTAACGAAAATTCCAAATTTAAGTAATAAAACTcctttctacatttttattaaaaaataattataatgtgaATTCATTTGATGATGTTTGAGGTGATGTGGAGCGAGGCCTTCAATAGCAAAGGGGTCTAGATTGAAGATCTTTGCATCACCCTAGATTTAAACCCTGGGGTGCTTAAAGACTTTCAACACGTCCCGATTATCCTCAAGATTAGACTCAGGCCCCTTAAGTGGCTGCAAGGCCCTTTATCACGTGGCTCCTGTTTCCGTCTTCAGCTTCTTGTCTCACcaaacctcccctcccccaatgcTCCCCTAAcaccctcccagccccaccctccatTCCCTTAATGCACCCTGCTGCCTCTTGCTTGTAGGGCTTTGCACATCCTCAATTCCTGCATAAGCCCCACCTCAGCTCTTAGCTCATACTCTGTTTCCTGCAGGAGCCTTCCCAGTCCTCCTTGGTCAGGTTCCCGGGTACCCTGTGCTTACCCCATCATGGCACAGTCGAACACGGCCCAGCGAGCCTTGATGGCCTGTGCGTCCCTCTCTGGCCAGAGTGAGGACCTGGGTCTTGAGCATCACCCTACCCAGGCCCGGCATGGGGTCTGGTCTACGGCGAGTGTtcagtgtgtgctcagctgcttccaTCCTtacctactctttgcgactccatggactggagcccggcagtctcctctgtccatggaattctccaggcaggaatactggagtgggttgctatgtcctcctccaggggttcttcctgacccagagatcgaacccacatctcctgcatcagcaggtgggtactttgccactagcaccacctgggaagccccagtgttcaacagacagccataaataaatggaGTGACACTTGTTTTCTAACTTGTTTGAATGAATACCAGAGTAATGGATAGAGTTGCCCTGTGGGGCTTTAGtccttgctgtgtgtgtgtatgtgggttaGAAATAAACCTAGACAATCCCTTCCCACTCCAAAATTTCTCccccttcctaaggcccattttgAAGGATTCATTTTGGGGTCAAGCACTGCCCTCCataagggcattttttttttcttcttagtctGGGGTTATATTTAAGTTGAAAGGAGAATTGTTTGGTCTTGGAGGGTCTTCCTGCAGCGAGAAGAAACATACAGAAAGAGGAGGTGGGAAAAGCCTGGAGATAACTTATGTCTCCAGGAAAACTGGCCTCTTAACATCCACTCCAGGCCTGGTGGGGGCACCAGGCTTGAGCAGCAGGCCCATGGCTCCCATGTGCAAGGGCCCTGGGGCAGTGCTGCAGATGGAGGCTTGCATACCCTATGTTTAAACACGCACAAATTACAAAGTAAGCTAACGAACTATTCAATAAAATACACTCTCTTCCTTCCCTGTCAAATAAGTCTTCATAACAACTGGGAGGGTCTGATTCAAGCTGAGAATTCTTAGACTCCGTGGAATTCTTCGCTGGTATGTGGAGATGTGGGTTGAGCCAGCTCCTGGCCCTAGGCCGATCACCTCTTTCTAGTTACACCCCAAGGGGCCTTGCAGACATGCAGGGGGACTGCGAGCTTCATGTCCAGGCCCACCCACATCCCTGCCAACAGGGCCTCTTAGCCTCCCTCAGACCTCGGGTTGCTCCCACGGTGATGTTGCTCCCACCGGGGAGGTATCTTGCTCCAGCTCTGGAAGTGGGCAGGTGACTGTCCAGGCAAGGATTTCTGGATCTCAGCACCTGACTTGGAGGGGATGTGACCTCAGGGTGGGCTCATCTCTGGACTCCCCCAGACTCCTcgcccctggtt
The genomic region above belongs to Odocoileus virginianus isolate 20LAN1187 ecotype Illinois chromosome 11, Ovbor_1.2, whole genome shotgun sequence and contains:
- the RD3 gene encoding protein RD3; the protein is MSLLPWLRANEGPPRPSPRSPAEMVLETLMVELAGQMREAERQQRERSHAVRKVCTRVDYSWLASAPRPTYDLSPGERLQLEDVCAKIHPAYCGPAILRFRQLVAEQEPEVQEVSRLFRSVLQEVLERMQEEEEAQRLTRQWSLRAPRGSLATFRSRARIAPFASDIHTISEDVERDTPPPRAWSMPEFRARKED